In Pseudomonas fluorescens NCIMB 11764, a single window of DNA contains:
- a CDS encoding putative hydro-lyase, which translates to MNAFARARQSAIAAAREARKTYRGGLVTPTAGIAPGMTQANLIALPREWAYDFLLYAQRNPKACPVLDVSDAGSPRTVLAEGADLRTDIPLYRIWRDGKMVEEVSDATQAWAEHDDMVAFLIGCSFTFETALQEAGIEVRHIADGCNVPMYRTNRACRPAGRLQGEMVVSMRPIPPDRVAEASGISGRYPSVHGAPVHIGEPALLGIQDLSRPDFGDAVRIEPGEVPVFWACGVTPQAAVAASGVPFAITHAPGHMFITDVPDSTYHV; encoded by the coding sequence ATGAATGCCTTCGCCCGCGCCCGCCAGTCGGCCATTGCCGCCGCCCGGGAAGCACGCAAAACCTATCGTGGCGGACTGGTAACCCCCACAGCCGGTATCGCCCCGGGCATGACCCAGGCCAACCTGATCGCCTTGCCGCGCGAATGGGCCTACGACTTTCTGCTATACGCCCAGCGCAATCCGAAAGCTTGCCCGGTCCTCGACGTCAGCGATGCGGGCAGTCCGAGAACAGTGCTGGCTGAAGGCGCAGACCTGCGCACCGATATCCCCCTGTATCGCATCTGGAGGGACGGAAAAATGGTCGAGGAAGTCAGCGACGCCACCCAAGCCTGGGCTGAGCACGACGATATGGTGGCGTTTTTGATTGGTTGCAGCTTTACCTTTGAAACCGCCTTGCAAGAAGCGGGCATCGAAGTGCGGCATATCGCAGATGGCTGCAACGTGCCCATGTACCGTACCAATCGCGCCTGCCGTCCGGCGGGACGCCTACAGGGTGAAATGGTCGTGTCCATGCGCCCGATCCCGCCCGATCGCGTGGCAGAGGCCAGTGGAATCTCCGGGCGTTATCCCTCCGTCCACGGCGCCCCGGTGCACATCGGTGAGCCTGCGCTGCTGGGCATACAGGACCTGAGCCGACCCGATTTTGGCGACGCCGTGCGCATTGAGCCTGGCGAAGTTCCAGTTTTCTGGGCCTGCGGTGTGACGCCACAGGCTGCGGTAGCGGCTTCGGGTGTGCCCTTTGCGATCACGCATGCGCCCGGCCACATGTTCATCACCGATGTGCCCGACAGCACTTACCACGTCTAG
- a CDS encoding FAD-binding and (Fe-S)-binding domain-containing protein: MSLPAAFLRDAQKLIPEDRRFDDPLSTLAFGTDASFYRLIPKLVIRVESEDEVVALLGLAQRDRVPVTFRAAGTSLSGQAISDSVLIVLGDNWNGREIRGQGTQIRLQPGVIGAQANAWLAPFGRKIGPDPASINACKIGGIVANNASGMCCGTAQNTYHTLAGIRLVLADGSRLDTEDAASLAAFRQSHAALLDRLAALGRETRANSELAAKIRHKYRLKNTTGLSLNALVDFDEPVDILSHLLVGSEGTLGFISAVTYDTVIDHPNKASALIVFPDVETCCNAVTVLKSQPVSAVELLDRRSLRSVQNKPGMPAFVQHLSNNACALLIESRAASSTLLHEQLTQIMASLASFPMEKQVDFTEDPVENARLWAIRKDTFPAVGAVRKTGTTVIIEDVTFPVEQLAIGVNRLIELFDKHHYDEAILFGHALEGNLHFVFTQGFNNPEEVARYQAFMDDVAQLVAVEFGGSLKAEHGTGRNMAPFVELEWGSDAYQLMWQLKRLLDPNGILNPDVVLSDDPQIHLKNLKPLPAADEIVDKCIECGFCEPVCPSKGLTLSPRQRIVIWRDIQAKKRAGVDTTELEAAYEYQGIDTCAATGLCAQRCPVGINTGELVKKLRSRNATHTKTANWLEGNFATALQGARFTLHVANGARMLLGAPRLAKLSATLTKLSKGQVPQWTNAMPQPEKAIRFSPTVTDARPRVVYLAACVSRVMGPAAGDKEQMSLYDKTRGLLEKAGYQVVFPDNQDSLCCGQPFASKGYAEQAEHKRQELIGALLHASRGGLDPIYCDTSPCTLRLVQDLGDVRLDLYDPVRFIRTHLMDRLEFTPQEAPIAVHVTCSTQHLGESQALIDLARKCSKNVVIPEGIHCCGFAGDKGFTTPELNAHSLRTLKDAVRQCSEGISTSRTCEIGLTQHGGIDYHGLVYLVDRVTKARVT, from the coding sequence ATGAGTCTACCGGCGGCTTTCCTGCGAGATGCACAGAAACTCATCCCTGAAGACCGACGTTTCGACGATCCACTGTCGACATTGGCCTTCGGCACCGACGCCAGTTTCTACCGGTTGATTCCGAAACTGGTGATCCGTGTCGAATCCGAAGACGAAGTGGTGGCGCTGCTCGGACTGGCGCAACGGGATCGAGTCCCGGTGACCTTCCGCGCCGCCGGCACCAGCCTGTCCGGCCAGGCCATCAGCGATTCAGTGCTGATCGTGCTGGGGGATAACTGGAACGGTCGGGAGATCCGCGGCCAGGGCACGCAAATCCGCCTGCAACCGGGCGTGATCGGCGCACAGGCCAATGCCTGGCTGGCACCGTTCGGACGCAAGATCGGCCCGGACCCGGCGTCGATCAATGCCTGCAAAATCGGAGGCATTGTCGCCAACAATGCCAGCGGCATGTGCTGCGGCACGGCGCAAAACACCTATCACACGCTGGCCGGTATTCGCCTGGTGCTCGCCGACGGCAGCCGCCTCGATACCGAAGATGCGGCGAGTCTCGCGGCATTTCGCCAGAGCCACGCAGCACTGCTTGATCGTCTGGCGGCGCTGGGCCGCGAGACCCGCGCCAATTCCGAATTGGCCGCAAAAATCCGCCACAAATATCGCCTGAAAAATACTACCGGCCTGTCACTCAACGCCCTGGTGGATTTCGACGAGCCTGTGGATATCTTGAGCCACTTGCTGGTGGGTTCCGAAGGCACCCTCGGGTTCATCAGCGCCGTGACTTACGACACCGTGATCGACCACCCGAACAAGGCCTCGGCGCTGATCGTGTTCCCGGATGTGGAAACCTGCTGCAATGCCGTGACTGTGCTGAAAAGCCAACCGGTGTCGGCCGTGGAACTGCTGGACCGCCGCAGTCTGCGATCGGTGCAGAACAAACCCGGCATGCCGGCTTTCGTACAGCACCTGTCGAACAATGCCTGCGCCCTGCTGATCGAATCCCGCGCCGCGTCGTCCACTTTGCTGCACGAGCAACTGACGCAAATCATGGCGTCGCTGGCCTCATTCCCGATGGAGAAACAAGTCGACTTCACCGAAGACCCCGTCGAAAACGCTCGTCTGTGGGCGATTCGCAAGGACACCTTTCCCGCCGTCGGTGCGGTGCGCAAAACCGGCACCACGGTGATCATCGAAGACGTGACCTTCCCGGTGGAACAACTGGCCATCGGCGTAAACCGTCTGATCGAGCTGTTCGACAAACATCACTACGACGAAGCGATTCTTTTCGGACACGCCCTGGAAGGCAATCTGCACTTTGTCTTCACCCAGGGCTTCAACAACCCGGAAGAAGTCGCACGCTATCAGGCGTTCATGGATGACGTCGCGCAATTGGTCGCCGTGGAATTCGGCGGTTCGCTGAAGGCCGAGCACGGCACCGGCCGCAATATGGCGCCCTTCGTCGAACTGGAATGGGGCAGCGATGCCTACCAGTTGATGTGGCAGCTCAAGCGCCTGCTCGACCCGAATGGCATTCTCAATCCCGACGTAGTGCTCAGCGACGATCCGCAGATCCACCTGAAGAACCTCAAACCGCTGCCGGCCGCCGACGAGATTGTGGACAAGTGCATCGAGTGCGGTTTCTGCGAACCGGTTTGCCCGTCGAAGGGCCTGACCCTGAGCCCGCGCCAGCGCATCGTGATCTGGCGGGACATTCAGGCCAAAAAACGCGCCGGCGTGGACACCACTGAACTCGAAGCCGCTTATGAATACCAGGGCATCGACACCTGCGCCGCCACCGGTTTGTGCGCCCAGCGTTGTCCTGTAGGTATCAACACCGGCGAGCTGGTGAAAAAGCTCCGCAGCCGTAACGCAACGCATACGAAAACTGCTAATTGGCTTGAAGGCAATTTCGCCACCGCGTTGCAAGGCGCGCGGTTCACCCTGCATGTGGCTAACGGTGCGCGGATGCTGCTGGGGGCGCCACGCCTGGCGAAACTTTCGGCGACGCTGACGAAGCTGTCCAAAGGTCAGGTCCCGCAATGGACCAACGCCATGCCGCAGCCGGAAAAGGCCATTCGCTTCAGCCCGACCGTGACGGATGCGCGTCCGCGAGTGGTGTACCTGGCCGCTTGCGTCTCGCGGGTGATGGGGCCTGCGGCGGGTGATAAAGAACAAATGTCGCTGTACGACAAAACCCGTGGCCTGCTGGAAAAAGCCGGTTACCAGGTCGTCTTTCCGGACAATCAGGACAGCCTCTGCTGCGGTCAGCCGTTCGCCTCCAAGGGTTACGCCGAGCAAGCCGAACACAAACGCCAGGAACTGATCGGCGCGTTGCTGCACGCCAGCCGTGGCGGGCTCGACCCGATCTACTGCGACACCAGCCCTTGCACGCTGCGCCTGGTTCAGGACTTGGGTGATGTTCGACTGGACCTGTACGATCCGGTGCGTTTCATCCGTACGCATTTGATGGACCGGCTTGAATTCACGCCGCAGGAAGCGCCCATCGCCGTGCACGTCACGTGCAGCACTCAGCACTTGGGGGAAAGTCAGGCGCTGATCGATCTGGCGCGTAAATGCAGCAAGAACGTGGTCATTCCCGAGGGCATTCACTGTTGCGGATTTGCCGGGGACAAGGGATTCACTACGCCGGAATTGAACGCTCATTCGTTAAGAACGCTCAAGGACGCGGTTCGGCAATGCAGTGAGGGGATTTCTACCAGCCGCACGTGTGAGATCGGTCTGACGCAACACGGCGGAATTGACTACCACGGGCTAGTCTATCTGGTGGATCGCGTTACCAAGGCCAGGGTGACCTGA
- a CDS encoding NRAMP family divalent metal transporter, which produces MTQTTQEFTKARRASLIAAIFMMATSAIGPGFITQTATFTAKMGAAFAFGILASILIDFVVQLNVWRIVSLTRMRAADVANKAIPGSGYLLAVLVIFGGLVFNVGNIAGAGLGLNALLGLDAKWGGSLSALLAIGIFLSHRAGLAVDRLIVVLGLVMIGLTLFVAFASNPPLGEALYQTVLPDQINFATITTIVGGTVGGYITYAGAHKLLDRGTTGVENLQAVTKAALSGILVTGLMRYILFLAILGVVASGVIIDTSGQGANPAAQAFQAAAGQIGLRVFGLILWAASITSVIGAAYTSISFITVFKPNITEQGRNRATTVFIALSLLIFVLMGTAPAALLLFAGGFNGLILPIGLSIFIYVGWRRSDLMDGYHYPRWLLVLGALTCMLTWYMAIKSVGPIFAFLNVV; this is translated from the coding sequence GTGACACAGACCACTCAAGAGTTTACAAAAGCTCGGCGCGCTTCTTTGATCGCCGCGATTTTCATGATGGCGACTTCTGCCATCGGTCCTGGATTCATCACCCAGACCGCCACGTTCACAGCCAAGATGGGGGCGGCATTTGCGTTCGGTATCCTGGCGTCGATTCTGATCGACTTCGTGGTTCAACTTAACGTATGGCGTATCGTCTCCCTGACCCGAATGCGTGCCGCAGATGTGGCCAACAAAGCGATTCCAGGCAGTGGTTACCTGCTAGCGGTGCTGGTGATCTTCGGCGGGCTGGTATTCAACGTCGGCAACATCGCCGGTGCCGGGCTGGGTCTGAACGCGCTGCTGGGGCTTGATGCAAAATGGGGCGGCAGTCTGAGCGCCCTGCTGGCCATCGGCATCTTCCTCTCCCACCGCGCCGGATTGGCGGTCGACCGGCTGATCGTCGTGCTGGGCCTGGTGATGATTGGCCTGACGCTGTTCGTAGCCTTTGCCTCCAACCCGCCACTGGGTGAAGCCCTCTACCAGACCGTTCTTCCGGACCAGATCAACTTCGCCACCATTACCACCATTGTCGGAGGTACGGTGGGTGGTTACATCACCTATGCGGGGGCTCACAAACTGCTGGATCGCGGTACTACCGGGGTTGAAAATCTCCAGGCAGTGACCAAAGCAGCCCTGAGCGGCATCCTGGTCACCGGCCTCATGCGCTACATCCTGTTTCTCGCCATCCTCGGCGTGGTTGCCAGCGGCGTAATCATCGACACCTCGGGTCAAGGCGCCAATCCGGCCGCACAAGCCTTCCAGGCAGCGGCCGGGCAGATCGGCCTGCGCGTCTTCGGTCTCATCCTCTGGGCCGCCAGTATCACCAGCGTGATCGGCGCCGCTTACACCTCCATCTCCTTTATCACCGTGTTCAAGCCGAACATCACTGAGCAGGGGCGCAACCGCGCCACCACAGTGTTCATCGCCCTATCGCTGCTGATCTTTGTCCTGATGGGTACTGCTCCTGCCGCACTGCTGCTCTTCGCAGGCGGTTTCAACGGCCTGATATTGCCAATCGGCCTGAGCATCTTCATCTACGTCGGCTGGCGCCGATCCGACCTCATGGACGGTTACCATTACCCACGCTGGCTCCTGGTGCTGGGCGCCCTGACCTGCATGCTGACCTGGTACATGGCAATCAAATCCGTCGGGCCGATCTTTGCCTTCCTCAACGTCGTCTGA
- a CDS encoding GntR family transcriptional regulator encodes MNDASPALPRTLGESITQEIRRMLVEGELVPGQRLSEAALAENLDISRNTLREAFRVLTREGLLKHEPNRGVTVAEPDMSSIIDIYRVRRFIECKAIAQGYPQHPGTLHMQEAVELGVRAREAKDWVAVGTANMMFHKSIVELADSPRLLVFYGQISAELRLAFGLLNDPQFLHLPFLDMNASILRCVEEGRSDEATIMLDAYLVQSERTVLAAYERSRNR; translated from the coding sequence ATGAATGACGCCTCTCCCGCTCTTCCTCGAACACTGGGAGAATCCATCACCCAAGAAATACGCAGAATGCTGGTCGAGGGTGAACTCGTGCCCGGCCAACGTCTTTCAGAAGCCGCACTGGCCGAAAACCTGGACATTTCGCGGAACACCTTGAGAGAGGCATTCAGAGTCCTGACGCGTGAAGGGTTGCTCAAACACGAACCCAACCGTGGAGTAACAGTTGCGGAGCCTGACATGTCGTCGATTATCGACATCTACAGGGTGCGCCGTTTCATCGAATGCAAGGCGATCGCCCAAGGTTACCCCCAACACCCAGGCACCCTGCACATGCAAGAGGCGGTCGAATTAGGCGTCCGCGCGCGCGAAGCGAAAGACTGGGTAGCGGTCGGCACTGCTAACATGATGTTCCACAAATCAATCGTCGAACTGGCCGACAGTCCGCGCCTGCTCGTTTTTTATGGGCAGATATCGGCTGAATTGCGGCTGGCCTTCGGATTGCTCAACGATCCCCAATTCCTGCATTTGCCGTTTCTCGATATGAATGCTTCGATACTTCGATGCGTTGAGGAAGGCCGCTCGGACGAGGCGACTATTATGCTGGATGCCTACCTGGTCCAATCGGAGCGAACTGTCTTGGCAGCTTATGAGCGCAGCAGGAACCGATAG
- a CDS encoding LamB/YcsF family protein: MPTIDINSDLGESFGAWSMGDDDAMLDIVTSANVACGFHAGDPAGILRTLKAAAAKNVTIGAHVAYPDKVGFGRRNMDLASDELTADVIYQIGALQSLAKAAGTSVRYVKPHGALYNTIAHDRRQALAVIAAIRAIDPSLILVALAGSELIELARNEGLQCVAEAFADRAYTPQGTLVSRREPGAVLHDPQLVAQRMLRLVEDGTIEAIDGSRTRIQADSICVHGDSPAAVEMARELRRVLEHANLSLRPFAGDRP; the protein is encoded by the coding sequence ATGCCAACGATAGATATCAATAGTGACCTGGGCGAAAGCTTCGGCGCCTGGAGCATGGGCGACGATGACGCGATGCTCGATATCGTGACCAGCGCCAATGTCGCCTGCGGTTTTCATGCCGGAGACCCGGCGGGCATCCTGCGGACACTGAAAGCCGCAGCAGCCAAAAACGTCACCATTGGCGCCCATGTCGCGTACCCGGACAAAGTGGGCTTTGGCCGACGAAACATGGACCTGGCCAGCGATGAGCTGACTGCCGACGTGATCTACCAGATCGGCGCGCTGCAAAGCCTGGCCAAGGCCGCGGGCACCTCGGTGCGCTATGTGAAGCCCCACGGCGCCCTGTACAACACCATCGCCCACGACCGCCGCCAGGCGCTGGCGGTGATCGCCGCTATCCGCGCCATCGACCCCTCGCTGATACTGGTGGCTTTGGCCGGTTCCGAGCTGATTGAGTTGGCGCGTAACGAGGGCTTGCAGTGTGTCGCGGAGGCCTTCGCCGACCGTGCCTATACACCGCAAGGCACCCTGGTTTCACGACGCGAGCCGGGGGCCGTGCTGCACGATCCCCAGCTAGTGGCCCAACGCATGCTCCGTCTGGTCGAAGACGGCACCATCGAGGCCATTGATGGCAGTCGAACCCGAATCCAGGCTGACTCAATCTGTGTTCATGGCGACAGCCCCGCTGCCGTGGAAATGGCTCGCGAACTGCGCCGCGTCCTGGAGCACGCCAACCTGTCCCTGCGGCCTTTTGCAGGAGATCGTCCATGA